A window of the Scleropages formosus chromosome 21, fSclFor1.1, whole genome shotgun sequence genome harbors these coding sequences:
- the LOC108918771 gene encoding V-type proton ATPase subunit E 1-like, whose protein sequence is MALSDADVQKQIKHMMAFIEQEANEKAEEVEAKAEEEFNIEKGRLVQTQRLKIMEYYEKKEKQIEQQKKIQMSNLMNQARLKVLKARDDMISDLLNEARQRLADITKDSSRYSILMEGLVLQGLYQLLEPKVTIRCRKQDLPLAKASVQKNIRIYKAATKTNVEVRIDQDNFLPPETSGGIEIYNRDGKIKVSNTLESRLDLIAQQMMPEIRVALFGANPNRKFLD, encoded by the exons ATGGCGCTCAGCGACGCAGACGTGCAAAAACAG ATCAAGCACATGATGGCCTTCATCGAGCAGGAGGCCAACGAGAAGGCGGAGGAGGTTGAAGCCAAG GCAGAAGAGGAGTTCAACATCGAAAAGGGCCGCCTGGTGCAGACCCAGAGGCTCAAGATCATGGAGTACTATGAAAAGAAGGAGAAGCAGAttgagcaacagaaaaaaat TCAGATGTCCAACTTGATGAATCAAGCAAGGCTGAAGGTTCTTAAAGCTCGTGATGACATGATTTCG gATTTGCTAAATGAAGCACGCCAGAGATTGGCAGATATCACCAAGGACTCATCAAGATACTCTATACTGATGGAGGGGCTTGTGCTGCAG GGTTTATACCAGCTCTTAGAACCGAAAGTGACCATCCGCTGCCGCAAGCAGGACTTGCCTCTGGCGAAG GCTTCTGTACAGAAAAATATACGCATTTACAAAGCTGCAACAAAGACTAACGTCGAGGTCCGCATTGATCAGGACAACTTCCTGCCTCCAGAAAC CTCCGGGGGAATTGAAATATACAATCGAGATGGGAAGATTAAGGTGTCCAACACCCTGGAGAGCAGGCTGGACCTCATTGCCCAGCAG ATGATGCCCGAAATCCGAGTGGCACTCTTCGGCGCTAATCCGAATCGCAAGTTTTTGGACTGA
- the slc25a18 gene encoding mitochondrial glutamate carrier 1, with product MSERKVSLPAKLIDGGVAGLVGVTCVFPIDLAKTRLQNQQGTKVYSGLLDCLVKTIRAEGYLGMYRGAAVNLILVTPEKAIKLAANDVFRQKLSKGGRLPLWAEILAGCGAGTCQVVVTTPMEMLKIQLQDAGRLAAQRTVSAPAPPLTEPPSPRPSATGITLELLRTRGLIGLYRGAGATLLRDVPFSMIYFPLFAKLNTLGRREQGCHGDTQERAPFVQSFMAGCAAGSVAAVAVTPLDVIKTRLQTLKKGVGEDSYRGLADCARRIWSREGPSAFLKGATCRALVIAPLFGIAQGVYFLGAGEQVLAVFR from the exons ATGTCGGAGCGCAAAGTCAG CCTTCCGGCTAAGCTGATCGACGGGGGTGTTGCGGGGCTGGTGGGGGTGACCTGCGTGTTTCCCATCGACCTGGCCAAGACCCGCCTCCAAAACCAGCAGGGGACAAAAGTCTACAGTGGATT GCTGGACTGTTTGGTGAAGACAATAAGAGCTGAAGGCTACTTGGGCATGTATAGAG GTGCAGCTGTGAACCTCATCCTCGTCACCCCAGAGAAAGCCATCAAACTTGCTGCCAATGATGTATTTCGGCAGAAGCTCTCTAAGGGAGG GAGACTGCCCCTGTGGGCAGAGATTCTCGCAGGCTGCGGTGCAGGGACTTGTCAGGTGGTAGTAACAACGCCCATGGAGATGCTGAAGATTCAGCTGCAGGATGCAGGGAGGCTCG CTGCGCAGAGAACAGTGTCCGCTCCTGCCCCGCCCTTGACGGAACCTCCCTCGCCTCGCCCCTCCGCCACCGGAATTACCCTGGAACTGCTGAGGACCCGCGGGCTAATCGGATTGTACCGGGGTGCTGGAGCCACGCTGCTGAG aGATGTCCCCTTCTCCATGATCTACTTCCCTCTGTTTGCCAAACTGAACACGTTGGGGCGCAGAGAGcagggttgccatggagacaccCAGGAGCGGGCCCCCTTCGTGCAGTCCTTCATGGCCGGCTGCGCAGCCGGATCGGTGGCTGCAGTGGCCGTCACACCACTAGACG TGATTAAGACAAGGCTGCAGACACTGAAGAAGGGTGTAGGGGAGGATTCGTATCGAGGCCTCGCCGACTGCGCACG tcgCATCTGGAGCCGAGAGGGTCCGTCAGCGTTCCTGAAGGGGGCAACGTGTCGCGCTCTGGTCATCGCCCCGCTCTTCGGCATCGCGCAGGGAGTCTATTTCCTGGGTGCGGGGGAGCAGGTGCTGGCCGTGTTCCGATAG